One Mycolicibacterium pulveris genomic region harbors:
- a CDS encoding bifunctional RNase H/acid phosphatase, producing the protein MKVIVEADGGARGNPGPAGYGAVVWSQDRTTMLAEIKQSIGHATNNVAEYRGLIAGLEKAAELGASEVAVRMDSKLVVEQMSGRWRVKHPDLAPLHQRATAISARFDRVTFEWIPRSENSHADRLANEAMDAAGKIDNPSNPAGVAPQGSPAGWTGARGEPTRLLLLRHGQTDFSAQRRYSGRGNPALTDIGRRQAELAAQYLANKGGVDAVITSPLQRAYDTATAAAKALGLDVAVDDDLIETDFGAWEGLTFAEASERDPEIHRRWLGDTSVLPPGGESFDDVARRVHRAQDRLIADHGGQTILVVSHVTPIKTLLRTALDAGPGILYRLHLDLASLSSAEFYPDGRAAVRLVNQTAYLSSGM; encoded by the coding sequence GTGAAAGTCATCGTCGAGGCCGACGGTGGCGCCCGCGGCAACCCCGGACCGGCAGGCTACGGCGCGGTGGTCTGGTCGCAAGACCGCACCACGATGCTCGCCGAGATCAAGCAATCGATCGGCCACGCCACCAACAACGTCGCCGAATACCGCGGCCTGATCGCGGGTCTGGAGAAGGCGGCGGAGCTGGGCGCATCCGAGGTCGCCGTGCGCATGGACTCCAAGCTGGTGGTGGAGCAGATGTCGGGCCGTTGGCGGGTCAAGCATCCCGACCTGGCACCGCTGCATCAACGCGCCACGGCCATTTCGGCGCGGTTCGACCGGGTCACCTTCGAGTGGATTCCCCGGTCGGAGAACTCACACGCCGACCGGTTGGCCAACGAAGCGATGGACGCCGCGGGGAAGATCGACAACCCCTCGAACCCGGCCGGCGTCGCCCCGCAGGGCTCGCCGGCCGGCTGGACCGGTGCCCGCGGCGAGCCGACGCGGCTGCTGTTGCTTCGCCACGGGCAGACCGACTTCTCGGCGCAACGCCGCTATTCCGGCCGCGGCAACCCCGCGCTGACCGACATCGGCCGCCGACAGGCCGAACTCGCCGCGCAGTACCTGGCGAACAAGGGCGGCGTCGACGCCGTGATCACCTCACCACTGCAGCGCGCTTACGACACCGCGACCGCCGCGGCCAAAGCGTTGGGGCTCGACGTCGCCGTCGACGACGATCTGATCGAAACCGACTTCGGCGCATGGGAAGGACTGACCTTCGCCGAGGCGTCCGAACGCGATCCGGAGATTCACCGGCGCTGGCTGGGGGACACCTCGGTGTTGCCGCCCGGCGGGGAGAGTTTCGACGACGTCGCCAGACGTGTGCACCGCGCCCAGGACCGCCTGATCGCCGACCACGGCGGGCAGACCATTTTGGTGGTGTCGCATGTGACGCCCATCAAGACGCTGCTGCGCACGGCACTGGACGCCGGACCCGGCATCCTCTACCGGCTGCACCTCGATCTGGCGTCGCTGTCGAGCGCCGAGTTCTATCCCGACGGTAGGGCGGCCGTGCGGCTGGTCAACCAGACCGCCTACCTGTCGTCAGGCATGTAG
- a CDS encoding class I SAM-dependent methyltransferase produces the protein MSTLDAKAHWEERYGERDRVWSGRVNARLAEVAAGLPPGRALDLGCGEGADALWLAERGWQVVGVDISDTALQRAAADAEKRGLSDRIEFRQADLPEQFPDGTFDLVSAQFLHSTLPFDRTRVFQRAAEAIRPGGLLLIVDHGESPPWASKLHHHHEFPSADEVVASLNLPETQWERVRVESAEREATGPDGQAGPLVDNIILLRRRVRGS, from the coding sequence ATGTCAACGCTTGACGCCAAAGCACATTGGGAGGAGCGCTACGGCGAACGCGACCGGGTCTGGAGTGGACGGGTCAACGCGCGGCTCGCCGAGGTCGCCGCAGGCTTGCCACCGGGTCGAGCGCTGGATCTGGGCTGCGGAGAAGGGGCCGATGCGCTGTGGCTGGCCGAACGGGGTTGGCAGGTGGTGGGTGTCGACATCTCCGACACCGCGCTGCAGCGCGCGGCAGCCGACGCCGAAAAGCGCGGGCTGAGCGATCGGATCGAGTTTCGGCAAGCCGATCTGCCCGAGCAGTTCCCCGACGGCACGTTCGATCTGGTGTCGGCACAGTTCCTGCACTCCACGCTGCCGTTCGATCGCACGCGTGTCTTCCAGCGGGCCGCCGAGGCGATCCGTCCCGGCGGGCTGCTACTGATCGTCGACCACGGCGAGTCGCCGCCGTGGGCGTCGAAGTTGCACCATCACCACGAGTTCCCCAGCGCGGACGAGGTCGTGGCGTCGCTGAATCTGCCTGAGACGCAGTGGGAAAGGGTGCGGGTGGAATCCGCCGAGCGAGAGGCGACCGGGCCCGACGGCCAGGCGGGCCCCCTGGTCGACAACATCATCTTGCTGCGGCGACGAGTTCGCGGCTCGTGA
- a CDS encoding zinc ribbon domain-containing protein: MKAEVVQQRSLLELAELDAGLTRLEHRAKNLAEQQHLEEVQASLREANDKLAALQIALDDLDEQIAKFETEIDGVRQREDRDRRLLADGSVDAKQLTDLQHELQTLERRQAALEDSLLEVMERREDLQREQQDALARIDDLQSRLSDAQKACDAARAEIDQQRHQSVSRRDELISGLDPELVALYERQRERSGAGAGLLQGRRCGACRIEIDKGELARISAAAEDDLLRCPECGAILLRLTGTSA, from the coding sequence ATGAAAGCTGAAGTAGTCCAACAACGTTCGCTGCTCGAACTGGCTGAACTCGACGCCGGGTTGACCCGGCTCGAGCACCGCGCAAAAAACCTCGCCGAGCAGCAGCATCTGGAAGAGGTTCAGGCGAGCCTGCGCGAAGCCAACGACAAGCTGGCCGCGCTGCAGATCGCGCTCGACGACCTCGACGAGCAGATCGCCAAGTTCGAAACCGAGATCGACGGCGTCCGTCAGCGCGAGGACCGGGACCGGCGCCTGCTCGCCGACGGCAGCGTAGACGCCAAGCAGCTCACCGATTTACAACACGAGTTGCAGACCCTGGAGCGGCGTCAGGCCGCGCTGGAGGACTCGCTGCTGGAGGTGATGGAGCGGCGCGAGGACCTGCAGCGCGAGCAGCAGGACGCGCTGGCCAGGATCGACGATCTGCAGAGCAGGCTGAGTGACGCCCAGAAGGCATGCGACGCCGCCCGGGCCGAAATCGACCAGCAGCGTCACCAGAGTGTGTCGCGCCGAGACGAACTCATCTCGGGGCTGGACCCCGAACTGGTCGCGCTGTACGAGCGCCAGCGTGAGCGCAGCGGCGCGGGCGCCGGCCTGTTGCAGGGGCGGCGTTGCGGCGCGTGCCGGATCGAGATCGACAAGGGCGAGCTGGCCCGCATCTCCGCGGCCGCCGAGGACGATCTGCTGCGCTGCCCGGAGTGCGGAGCGATCCTGTTGCGGCTCACCGGAACCAGCGCGTGA
- the cobC gene encoding Rv2231c family pyridoxal phosphate-dependent protein CobC: protein MRAGARYHGDQAAAPGMLDFAVNVRADQPPAWLVDRLAARLADLARYPSGADEQRAAAAVAARHHRSIDEVVLLAGAAEGFALLANLRPRLAALIQPSFTEPEAVLTAAAVPFEHVVLAPPFGLSAALVPDDADLVIVANPTNPTSVLHAREQVLGLRRPGRIVVVDEAFADAVPGEPASLAGQSLPDVVVLRSLTKTWALAGLRVGYALGPPDVLDRMTARRPHWPLGTLQLEAITACSSSEAVAEAERGARRLVGLRTEMVAGLASIGVNVVDGCAPFVLISVGDAALMRKHLYSRGIAVRRCDTFVGLEGQYLRVAVRPEWPVLVDAMAEVLG, encoded by the coding sequence ATGCGCGCGGGCGCCCGCTACCACGGCGATCAGGCCGCGGCCCCCGGCATGCTGGACTTCGCCGTGAACGTCCGCGCCGACCAGCCCCCTGCCTGGCTCGTCGACCGCCTGGCGGCGCGCTTGGCAGATCTCGCTCGCTATCCCAGCGGCGCCGACGAGCAGCGCGCGGCCGCCGCGGTCGCGGCCCGGCACCACCGCAGCATCGACGAGGTTGTGCTGCTCGCCGGGGCGGCCGAGGGTTTCGCGCTGCTGGCCAATCTGCGGCCGCGGCTGGCGGCGCTGATCCAGCCGTCGTTCACCGAGCCCGAAGCCGTGTTGACCGCGGCAGCGGTGCCGTTCGAGCACGTCGTGCTCGCCCCACCGTTCGGCCTGTCCGCTGCCCTGGTGCCCGACGACGCCGACCTGGTGATCGTTGCGAACCCGACCAATCCCACGTCGGTGCTGCACGCCCGCGAGCAGGTGCTGGGGTTGCGCCGCCCGGGCCGCATCGTGGTGGTCGACGAGGCGTTCGCCGATGCGGTGCCGGGGGAGCCGGCGTCGCTGGCGGGCCAGTCGCTACCCGACGTGGTGGTGCTGCGCAGCCTGACCAAGACGTGGGCGCTGGCCGGGCTGCGCGTCGGCTACGCGCTGGGCCCGCCCGACGTGCTCGACCGGATGACGGCACGGCGTCCGCACTGGCCCCTCGGCACGCTGCAGCTCGAGGCGATCACCGCGTGCAGCTCGTCCGAGGCGGTCGCCGAAGCCGAGCGGGGGGCCCGCCGGCTTGTCGGGCTGCGCACCGAGATGGTGGCCGGTTTGGCTAGCATCGGCGTCAATGTCGTCGACGGCTGCGCCCCGTTCGTGCTGATCTCGGTCGGAGATGCAGCGTTGATGCGAAAACATCTGTACAGCAGAGGAATTGCCGTGCGTCGCTGCGACACGTTCGTTGGGCTGGAAGGTCAATACCTGCGTGTGGCGGTGCGCCCCGAGTGGCCGGTGCTGGTCGACGCGATGGCCGAGGTGCTGGGATGA
- a CDS encoding oxygenase MpaB family protein, with the protein MKLGPPRQPRRVIDLINPAAALLPAANVIMQLALPGVGYGVLESPVDSGNVYKRPFKRARTTGTYLAVATMGTQADRELIRREVDRVHAMVRSTDSSPVSYKAFDPRLQLWVAACLYRYYVDQHEFLYGPLDDEAADAIYRDARKLGTTLQVRADMWPPDRAAFEEYWKRSLDELRIDEPVRAHLHGVAAMAMLPAPLRLLAGRFNLFATTGFLPPEFREHMKLRWTASHQRLFDRLLTVLRITDRVVPREVWLLGYQLYLWDMRMRARRGKRVV; encoded by the coding sequence ATGAAGCTGGGGCCACCGCGGCAACCGCGCCGGGTCATCGATCTGATCAACCCCGCGGCGGCGTTGCTGCCCGCGGCCAACGTGATCATGCAGTTGGCGTTGCCCGGAGTGGGCTACGGCGTGTTGGAGAGCCCGGTGGACTCCGGCAACGTCTACAAGCGCCCGTTCAAACGCGCCCGCACCACCGGCACATACCTGGCCGTCGCGACGATGGGGACGCAGGCCGACCGCGAGCTGATCCGCCGCGAAGTCGACCGGGTACACGCGATGGTTCGGTCCACCGACTCAAGCCCGGTGTCCTACAAGGCGTTCGACCCGCGGCTGCAGCTGTGGGTCGCCGCCTGCCTGTATCGCTACTACGTCGATCAACACGAGTTCCTGTACGGCCCCCTCGACGACGAGGCGGCCGACGCGATCTACCGGGACGCCCGAAAACTCGGCACCACCCTGCAGGTCCGCGCGGATATGTGGCCGCCTGACCGGGCCGCGTTCGAGGAGTACTGGAAGCGGTCGCTGGACGAGTTGCGCATCGACGAGCCGGTGCGCGCACACCTGCACGGTGTCGCCGCGATGGCGATGCTGCCTGCGCCGTTGCGGTTGCTCGCGGGCCGGTTCAACCTGTTCGCGACGACGGGCTTTCTGCCCCCGGAGTTTCGCGAGCACATGAAGCTGCGCTGGACCGCGAGCCACCAGCGGCTCTTCGATCGGCTGCTGACCGTGCTGCGCATCACCGATCGTGTGGTGCCGCGCGAGGTGTGGCTGCTGGGCTACCAGCTGTATCTGTGGGACATGCGGATGCGCGCGCGCCGCGGCAAGCGCGTCGTCTAG
- a CDS encoding NAD(P)/FAD-dependent oxidoreductase produces MRNLVVDLLIVGAGPVGLYGAYYAGVRGLRTAVIDSSTELGGQITAMYPEKLIFDVAGFPAVRGRELVAALVEQAATADATYLLGQEAREVTTDPDGRHLVTTSAGDEIRCGAVVITAGIGAFAPRKLPVGEDYLGSGLAYFVPDPAPYGDADVVIVGGGDSALDWALMLEQVAASVTVVHRRNTFRAHAATVTQVEKSRVNLVRDAEVRSIGGNGAITDVDVAIKGDSDIRRLPCQRVVAALGFIANIGPLRNWGLTLRDNRHIVVDCAMRTGRPGIYAAGDIVDYDGKVRLISCGFGEVATAVNNAAVHIHPDAQLFPGHSTDDPDGRPCRT; encoded by the coding sequence GTGAGGAACCTCGTCGTCGACCTGCTCATCGTCGGCGCCGGCCCGGTGGGTCTGTACGGTGCCTACTACGCCGGCGTCCGTGGGCTTCGCACCGCCGTCATCGACTCGTCGACCGAACTCGGCGGGCAGATCACCGCGATGTACCCGGAGAAGCTGATCTTTGACGTCGCAGGCTTTCCCGCCGTCAGGGGCCGCGAACTCGTCGCGGCTTTGGTCGAGCAAGCCGCCACCGCCGATGCCACCTACCTGTTGGGTCAGGAAGCCCGAGAGGTCACCACCGATCCCGACGGCAGGCACCTCGTCACGACCAGCGCCGGAGATGAGATCCGTTGCGGGGCCGTGGTGATCACCGCAGGCATCGGGGCGTTCGCGCCGCGGAAGCTGCCTGTGGGGGAGGACTACCTCGGCAGCGGGCTGGCCTACTTCGTGCCCGACCCGGCGCCGTACGGAGACGCCGACGTGGTCATCGTCGGCGGCGGTGACTCCGCGCTCGACTGGGCGCTGATGCTCGAGCAGGTCGCCGCGTCGGTCACCGTCGTGCACCGGCGCAACACCTTCCGCGCGCACGCGGCCACCGTGACGCAGGTCGAGAAATCGAGGGTGAACCTGGTTCGGGATGCCGAGGTCCGCTCGATCGGAGGCAACGGCGCAATCACCGATGTGGACGTTGCCATCAAAGGGGACAGCGATATCCGTCGGCTGCCCTGCCAGCGGGTGGTCGCCGCGCTCGGGTTCATCGCCAACATCGGGCCGTTGCGGAACTGGGGACTGACGCTGCGGGACAACCGGCACATCGTCGTGGACTGCGCGATGCGTACCGGGCGCCCCGGCATCTACGCCGCCGGCGACATCGTCGACTACGACGGCAAAGTCAGGCTCATCTCCTGTGGGTTCGGCGAGGTGGCCACGGCGGTGAACAACGCCGCCGTACACATCCACCCCGACGCGCAGCTCTTCCCCGGACACTCCACCGACGATCCGGACGGCAGGCCATGCCGTACGTGA
- a CDS encoding helix-turn-helix domain-containing protein — MQANHEDSVDARVRRRLRELRNQHGLTLEEVAGRSNIDVSTLSRLESGKRRLALDHLPRLAAALSVSTDELLREPEAPDPRVRANSHTHHCITYWPLTRQPAGGLHAYKIRISARRKTPPEELPVHEGQDWMYVLSGRLRLIVGENDFIVKPGEAVEFSTWTPHWFGAVDGPVEAITIFGPHGERLHLHA, encoded by the coding sequence ATGCAGGCAAACCATGAGGACAGCGTCGATGCCCGGGTGCGGCGCAGGTTGCGCGAACTACGCAATCAGCACGGGCTGACGCTGGAAGAGGTGGCCGGCAGATCCAACATCGACGTGTCGACGCTGAGCCGACTGGAGTCGGGGAAGCGGCGCCTGGCCCTGGACCATCTCCCCCGGCTGGCCGCCGCGCTGTCGGTGAGCACCGACGAGCTGCTCCGCGAGCCCGAGGCGCCGGATCCCCGCGTGCGGGCCAACTCCCACACCCATCACTGCATCACCTACTGGCCGCTGACCCGCCAGCCCGCCGGTGGCCTGCACGCCTACAAGATCCGGATCAGCGCGCGGCGCAAGACCCCGCCCGAGGAACTGCCCGTGCACGAGGGCCAGGACTGGATGTACGTCCTGTCCGGCCGGCTGCGGCTGATCGTTGGCGAGAACGATTTCATCGTCAAACCCGGTGAGGCGGTGGAGTTTTCAACGTGGACGCCGCACTGGTTCGGCGCGGTCGACGGCCCCGTCGAGGCCATCACGATCTTCGGCCCGCACGGCGAGCGGCTGCACCTACATGCCTGA
- a CDS encoding HAD-IA family hydrolase, which translates to MLARTAAGTRPHLVIFDLDGTLTDSAQGIVSSFRHALSSVGADVPDGDLAGMVVGAPMHHTLQEMGLGERTDAAIAAYRSDYRARGWAMNRVFDGIAALLADLRAAGVRLAVATSKAEPTAQRILAHFGLDDHFEVIAGASVDGSRALKADVVAHAVTQLAPLPERVLMVGDRSHDVEGAAAHGIDTVVVGWGYGRGDFDDPDSPAVLAHVATVEELREVLGV; encoded by the coding sequence ATGTTGGCCCGCACCGCTGCGGGGACCCGCCCGCACCTGGTGATCTTCGACCTGGATGGCACCCTGACCGATTCGGCTCAGGGCATCGTCTCGAGCTTTCGCCACGCGCTGAGCTCGGTGGGCGCCGATGTGCCCGACGGCGACCTGGCCGGCATGGTGGTCGGCGCGCCGATGCATCACACGCTGCAGGAGATGGGGCTGGGCGAGCGCACCGACGCCGCGATCGCCGCCTACCGGTCCGACTACCGGGCCCGCGGCTGGGCGATGAACCGGGTGTTCGACGGCATCGCCGCGCTGCTGGCCGACCTGCGGGCCGCCGGGGTGCGGCTGGCGGTGGCGACCTCCAAGGCCGAGCCGACGGCGCAGCGCATCCTGGCCCATTTCGGCCTCGACGATCACTTCGAGGTGATCGCCGGCGCCAGCGTCGACGGCTCACGGGCCCTGAAAGCCGATGTGGTCGCGCATGCGGTGACGCAGTTGGCGCCGCTGCCCGAACGCGTCCTGATGGTCGGCGACCGCTCCCACGACGTGGAGGGCGCCGCCGCGCACGGCATCGACACCGTCGTGGTCGGATGGGGTTACGGACGGGGCGACTTCGACGATCCCGACAGCCCGGCCGTGCTGGCCCACGTGGCCACCGTCGAAGAGCTGCGTGAGGTGCTCGGTGTCTGA
- a CDS encoding low molecular weight protein-tyrosine-phosphatase, whose product MSDLLHVTFICSGNICRSPMAEKMFAHQMSERGLAEAVRVTSAGTGGWHAGAPADRRATHVLRAHGYPTAHRAAQVDDFHMSADLVVALGRNHVRILRELGVPHERIRMLRSFDPRSGAHALDVEDPYYGDHDDFEEVLRVIETALPGLHAWVDEQLTARGIAS is encoded by the coding sequence GTGTCTGACCTGCTGCACGTGACGTTCATCTGTTCCGGCAACATCTGCCGGTCACCGATGGCGGAGAAGATGTTCGCCCACCAGATGAGCGAACGTGGCCTTGCCGAAGCGGTCCGGGTGACCAGCGCGGGAACCGGCGGCTGGCATGCCGGTGCGCCCGCGGACCGGCGGGCCACCCACGTGTTGCGCGCGCACGGCTACCCCACCGCGCACCGCGCCGCTCAGGTCGACGACTTTCACATGTCGGCTGATCTGGTCGTCGCGCTGGGGCGCAACCACGTCCGGATCCTGCGCGAACTCGGAGTGCCCCACGAACGGATCCGGATGCTGCGGTCGTTCGATCCGCGGTCGGGCGCGCACGCACTCGACGTGGAAGATCCCTACTACGGCGATCACGACGACTTCGAAGAGGTGCTCCGGGTCATCGAGACGGCCCTGCCCGGCCTGCACGCGTGGGTGGACGAACAACTGACCGCCAGGGGGATCGCGAGCTGA
- a CDS encoding cobalamin biosynthesis protein, translated as MFASTTCARAGGLAAGCVADAVLGDPRRGHPVAVFGRGAAALERLTYADSRAAGALHTGVLLAGLGVVGLAADRAGARRGPIARAVVTACATFVALGGTSLGRTGALMADHLSAGNLDAARRLLPSLCGRDPAVLDAAGLTRAAVESVAENTSDAQVAPLWWAAAGGVPAVLAYRGVNTLDAMIGNRSVRYARFGWAAARFDDIANYLPARATAMLVAVCAPLVGGSPAAALCAWRRDAARHPSPNAGVVEAAFAGALGVRLGGPTQYAHQLEIRPTLGEGPPPQVHDLVRAVRLSRAVQVVAAVVACGFSAVGRNGRRACPRC; from the coding sequence GTGTTTGCGTCGACAACGTGCGCGCGCGCCGGGGGGCTCGCGGCAGGCTGCGTCGCCGACGCGGTGCTGGGGGATCCGCGTCGTGGGCATCCGGTGGCGGTGTTCGGCCGCGGTGCGGCGGCCTTGGAGCGCCTGACATACGCCGACTCGCGCGCCGCGGGCGCACTGCACACCGGTGTGCTGCTGGCCGGTCTCGGCGTGGTGGGCCTGGCCGCGGACCGCGCCGGTGCGCGCCGCGGCCCGATCGCCCGCGCGGTGGTGACGGCGTGCGCGACGTTCGTCGCGCTCGGGGGCACGTCGCTGGGCAGAACCGGCGCCTTGATGGCCGACCATCTGAGCGCCGGCAACCTGGACGCGGCCCGGCGCCTGCTGCCGTCGCTGTGCGGACGCGATCCCGCGGTGCTCGACGCAGCCGGGCTGACCAGGGCCGCCGTGGAGTCGGTCGCCGAGAACACCTCCGACGCACAGGTGGCGCCGCTGTGGTGGGCCGCGGCTGGCGGGGTGCCCGCGGTGCTGGCCTACCGCGGGGTCAACACGCTCGACGCGATGATCGGCAACCGGTCTGTGCGATACGCCCGATTCGGTTGGGCGGCAGCGCGGTTCGACGACATCGCCAACTATCTTCCGGCGCGTGCGACGGCGATGCTGGTGGCGGTGTGCGCACCGCTGGTCGGGGGATCACCGGCCGCCGCGTTGTGTGCCTGGCGGCGCGACGCGGCCCGCCATCCCAGCCCGAACGCGGGCGTGGTCGAGGCGGCCTTCGCCGGTGCGCTCGGCGTCCGGTTGGGCGGACCCACCCAGTACGCGCATCAACTCGAGATCCGGCCGACGCTCGGGGAGGGCCCGCCACCGCAGGTTCACGACCTCGTGCGGGCGGTGCGGCTGTCGCGGGCCGTGCAGGTGGTCGCCGCGGTCGTCGCGTGCGGTTTCAGCGCCGTCGGCCGTAACGGTCGGCGAGCTTGTCCTCGGTGCTGA
- the fdxA gene encoding ferredoxin — protein MPYVIGSPCIDVMDRSCIEECPVDCIYEGERKLYINPTECIDCGACEPVCPVEAISQDRRMPEEDAEFVEDNQRFFTAVLPGRDEPIGSPGGASQLGPVGVDTALVAQRRPSLA, from the coding sequence ATGCCGTACGTGATCGGCAGTCCCTGCATCGATGTGATGGACCGCTCCTGCATCGAGGAGTGCCCGGTGGACTGCATCTACGAAGGGGAGCGCAAGCTCTACATCAACCCCACCGAGTGCATCGACTGCGGGGCCTGCGAACCGGTCTGTCCGGTCGAGGCCATCAGCCAGGACCGGCGGATGCCAGAGGAGGACGCCGAGTTCGTCGAGGACAACCAGCGATTCTTCACCGCGGTGCTGCCCGGCCGTGACGAACCCATCGGCTCGCCGGGTGGCGCCAGCCAGCTCGGACCCGTCGGCGTGGACACCGCACTCGTCGCGCAGCGACGGCCGTCACTCGCCTGA
- a CDS encoding SURF1 family cytochrome oxidase biogenesis protein yields MRRWAFLLRPSWLALFVVVLAFTYLCFTVLAPWQLGKNTKTSRENAQIAQSLQADPVPVTSVLPKQDSAAPEAQWRLVTATGHYLPEGQVLARLRVVEGEPAFEVLVPFAVDDGPTVLVNRGYVRPVDGSRVPEIAAVPDGEVTIVARLRDSEGLARGKEPMRQDGTEQVYSINIEQISQLTGVPLAGSYLQLTGDQPGGLGELALPHLDAGPFLSYGIQWITFGIIAPLGLGYFVYAELRQRRREKAAQDAAAAAPDAPVSTEDKLADRYGRRR; encoded by the coding sequence ATGCGACGTTGGGCGTTTCTGCTGCGGCCGTCGTGGCTGGCCCTGTTCGTCGTGGTGCTGGCATTCACCTACCTGTGCTTCACGGTGCTCGCGCCGTGGCAGCTCGGGAAGAACACCAAGACCTCACGCGAGAACGCCCAGATCGCGCAGTCGTTGCAGGCCGACCCCGTGCCGGTGACATCGGTGCTGCCGAAGCAGGATTCGGCGGCGCCCGAGGCGCAGTGGCGGCTCGTCACGGCCACCGGACACTATCTGCCCGAAGGTCAGGTGCTGGCGCGGCTGCGGGTGGTCGAAGGTGAACCGGCGTTCGAGGTGTTGGTGCCGTTCGCGGTCGACGACGGTCCGACCGTGCTGGTCAACCGGGGCTACGTGCGCCCCGTCGACGGGTCGCGGGTACCGGAGATCGCGGCAGTCCCCGACGGCGAGGTGACGATCGTGGCCCGGTTGCGCGACTCGGAGGGCCTGGCACGCGGCAAGGAGCCCATGCGACAGGACGGGACGGAGCAGGTGTACTCGATCAACATCGAGCAGATCTCGCAGCTCACCGGCGTCCCGCTGGCGGGCTCGTACCTGCAGCTCACCGGCGATCAGCCCGGCGGGTTGGGTGAACTCGCCCTACCCCATCTGGATGCCGGGCCGTTTCTGTCCTACGGCATCCAGTGGATCACCTTCGGCATCATCGCCCCGCTGGGCCTCGGGTATTTCGTGTACGCCGAGCTACGTCAACGTCGCCGGGAGAAGGCCGCGCAGGACGCCGCGGCCGCCGCCCCGGATGCGCCCGTCAGCACCGAGGACAAGCTCGCCGACCGTTACGGCCGACGGCGCTGA
- a CDS encoding Nif3-like dinuclear metal center hexameric protein: MSVRLADIIDVLEAAYPAALAQAWDSVGLVCGDPGETVEAVTVAVDATAAVVAEVPEGGLLLAHHPLLLRGVDTVAADTAKGALIHQMIRTRRSLFTAHTNADAASPGVSDALAQALDLTVEEVLAPIPAGPELDKWVVFVPVDAADAVRRAMFDAGAGQIGDYSHCSWSVTGTGQFLPHDGATPAIGSVGTVERVSEDRVEVIAPARRRPHVLAALRSAHPYEEPAFDIFSLAPVPGNVGLGRVGVLAAPEPLAAFVSRVHDALPTTSWGVRACGNSDTEVSRVAVCGGAGDSLLDVVAGTDVQAYVTADLRHHPADEHSRASDVALIDVAHWASEYPWCHQAADLLRDHFGDALTVRVSAIRTDPWNVERTSHES, from the coding sequence ATGAGCGTGCGGCTGGCCGACATCATCGACGTGCTCGAGGCGGCCTATCCGGCCGCGCTGGCACAGGCCTGGGATTCGGTGGGCCTGGTGTGCGGCGATCCCGGGGAGACGGTCGAGGCCGTCACCGTCGCGGTCGACGCGACCGCCGCCGTCGTCGCCGAAGTGCCCGAGGGCGGCCTGCTGCTCGCGCACCACCCGCTGCTGCTGCGCGGCGTCGACACCGTGGCCGCCGACACCGCCAAAGGCGCCCTGATCCACCAGATGATCCGGACCCGGCGGTCCCTGTTCACCGCGCACACCAACGCCGATGCCGCCTCACCGGGGGTGTCCGACGCGCTGGCGCAGGCGCTGGACCTCACCGTCGAAGAAGTGCTCGCGCCCATCCCCGCCGGGCCCGAGCTGGACAAGTGGGTGGTGTTCGTCCCCGTCGACGCCGCCGACGCGGTGCGCCGGGCGATGTTCGACGCCGGGGCCGGGCAGATCGGCGATTATTCGCACTGCAGTTGGAGCGTGACGGGCACCGGGCAGTTCCTGCCTCACGACGGCGCCACACCCGCGATCGGCAGCGTGGGCACCGTCGAGCGAGTGTCCGAGGATCGGGTGGAGGTGATCGCCCCCGCCCGCCGGCGCCCCCACGTGCTCGCCGCGCTGCGCTCGGCGCACCCCTATGAGGAACCGGCGTTCGACATCTTCAGTCTGGCACCCGTGCCGGGAAACGTCGGTCTCGGCCGGGTCGGTGTGTTGGCGGCGCCGGAGCCGTTGGCTGCGTTCGTCTCTCGCGTGCACGACGCGCTGCCCACAACGTCGTGGGGTGTGCGAGCCTGCGGGAACTCCGACACCGAGGTGTCGCGGGTCGCGGTGTGCGGAGGCGCGGGCGACTCGCTGCTCGACGTGGTGGCGGGCACCGACGTGCAGGCCTACGTCACCGCCGACCTGCGCCACCACCCCGCCGACGAACATTCGCGCGCCTCCGACGTGGCGCTGATCGACGTGGCGCACTGGGCCAGCGAGTACCCGTGGTGTCACCAGGCCGCAGACCTGCTGCGAGACCATTTCGGCGACGCGCTCACCGTGCGGGTATCGGCGATCCGAACCGATCCCTGGAATGTCGAGAGAACGAGTCATGAAAGCTGA